The following is a genomic window from Aeromonas sp. FDAARGOS 1405.
TTCAGGTAGGTACGGGTCATGGAACGACGGCTGGCGTTGTGCTGACGGCGTTTTTCTGACTGAAGAGCGCGCTTCTTAGCAGATTTGATGTTAGCCAAGGTAAAACTCCTAAAACTGTCTTAGCGAGTGTATTGAAAAGGCCCGGAAATATGCCCTTCCAACCACATATTGTCAAATGATTTGTGCAAATAAACACCGCCTCCCGGTGGTGTGTCAGTAGGGAGACGGTTAAACTGTCGGCCGATTCTAGCAGCATTCTTTTCATTCTGACAGTTCCAGAGGCCTCGTCTTGAGTAAGAAATTGATCAAATCCGGCATGATAGTGTCCGGAATGACGCTGGCATCCCGCGTAATGGGCTTGGTTCGCGATGTGGTCATCGCAAATCTGCTCGGTGCCGGGGTGGCCGCAGACGTATTCTTCTTTGCCAATCGCATTCCCAACTTTCTGCGTCGCCTGTTCGCCGAAGGTGCCTTCAACCAGGCCTTTGTTCCCGTGATGACGGAGTACAAGAAAAATGGCGACGAGAGGGAAGTGCGTGAATTGCTGGCGGCGGTTGCGGGCACGCTGGGGGGCATAGTGACTGTGGTCACCCTGCTCGGTGTGCTGGGGTCTGGTGTGCTGACCGCGCTGTTTGGCTGGGGCTGGTTCTGGGACTGGCTGCATGGCGGCCCTGCGGCCGAGAAGTTCGAGCTCGCCAGTCTGATGCTCAAAATCACCTTCCCTTACCTATGGTTCATCACCTTTACCGCCATGGCGGGGGCTATCCTCAACACCTTCGGCCGCTTTGCGGTCTCGTCGTTTACGCCGGTGTTTCTCAACATCACCATGATTGCGGCGGCCTGGTGGATTGCGCCACTGATGGACAAACCTGAGATCTCGCTGGCAATTGGTGTCTTTTTGGGCGGTTTGGTGCAGTTTCTGTTCCAGTACCCCTTTTTGCGCCAAATCAACATGCTGGTATGGCCCAAGTGGGGATGGAATCACCCGGGGGTGGTGAAGATCCGCACCCTGATGATCCCGGCCCTGTTCGGGGTCTCGGTCAGCCAGATCAACCTGCTGGTCAACACCATGCTGGCTTCTTTCCTGGCGACCGGTGCCATCAGTTACCTCTACTACTCTGATCGCCTGCTGGAGTTCCCCCTCGGTCTGTTTGCAGTGGCCATCAGTACCGTGATCCTGCCTGCGCTGGCGAAGAAGCATGTGGATGCCGATCCGGCCGACTTCTCCCGCACCATGGATTGGGGGGTGCGGATGGTGATGCTGCTCGGCCTGCCCGCTATGATAGGCATTGCGGTGATGCGCGAGCCTATTTTGCGGGTGCTGTTCATGCGCGGCGAATTTGGTCTGCATGAAGTGAGCATGTCGAGCGCCAGCCTGTTGGCCTCCACTACCGGTCTGCTTTCCCTGATGCTGATCAAGGTGCTGGCGCCCGGTTACTACGCCCGTCAGGACACCAAGACGCCGGTGCGGATCGGGGTGATGTCGATGATTGCCAACATGGTCTGCAACCTCCTCTTCATCTATCCGCTCGGTTATGTTGGCCTGGCGCTCTCGACCGCTTGCTCGGGCACTCTGAATGCGGCCTTGCTGTTCAAGGGGTTGTACCAGCAGAGCGTCTATCGCCCCTCCCGCCATACCGGCGTGTTCTGCCTCAAGCTGCTGGTCGCCAGCGTGCTGATGGGAGGCGTGCTCGCCTACCTGTCGCCGGATCTGGCCCAGTGGGGCACATGGAGCATGGGCAAGGCCAGTTTGCAGCTGACCATGCTGCTGTCGCTGGGGGCCGGGGTCTACGCGGTGGTGTTGCTACTGCTGGGCATTCGGCCGCGTCATCTTAAATCGGGGCAGCAGTAGTCGTGATCCTGCGGCGCCATGGGGATAGTGCCTCATGGGACCACGAGGTTCGGGATTGGGCCCGGATAGTTGAAATCAGGCTATGAGGGCTGACCCTGCCTGCTGCCTGATATATAATCCGCCGATTTCCATGGCAGCAACGCACAAGGCACTGATGGAGCTTATTCGCGGCATTCACAATCTCAAGCCCCGTCACCGGGGATGTGTATTAACCATTGGCAACTTTGATGGGGTTCATCAGGGTCACCATGCGGTATTGGCACGTCTCAAGGAGAAAGCGGCCCAGCTGGGATTGCCCGCCTGCGTCATGCTGTTTGAACCGCAGCCGCTGGAGCTGTTTGCCGGCACGGCGGCGCCCGCCCGGCTGAGCCGGTTGCGGGAAAAGTACGAAGCGCTGCAGGGGCTGGATATCGATCGCATGCTCTGCGTGCGCTTCAGCCACCGCTTCGCCGAGCAGGCGGCTTCGACCTTCATCGAGCAGTTGCTGGTGGAGAAGCTCGGGGTGCGCTATCTGGTGGTCGGCGATGATTTTCGCTTCGGCAAGGGGCGGGAAGGGGATTTCCACCTGCTGGAGGAGGCGGGCCATCGCTTCGGTTTCGAGGTGATCAGCACCCAGAGCTTCCAGCTCGAACGGCAGCGGGTCAGCAGCACCCTGGTGCGTGAAGCCCTTAAGGCGGGCCGGATGGCGGAGGTGGAGCTGATGCTTGGCCGCCCCTACACCATCAGCGGCCGGGTGGCCCACGGCGACAAGCTAGGGCGCACCATAGGTTTTCCCACTGCCAATCTGGCCCTCAAGCGTCAGGTGATCCCGGTCGGTGGCGTGTTTGCGGTGGAAGTGATATGTTCCGGCAAGACCTTCCCCGGTGTAGCCAATGTGGGTGTACGGCCGACCTTGAGCGGTACACAAGCCAGATTGGAAGTACATCTATTTGATTTTTCTGGTGATCTATATGGTCAGCAGGTCAAGGTGCTGCTTCGCCACAAGCTGCGCGAAGAGCAGAAGTTTGCCTCTTTCACTGCCTTGAAAGAGCAGATCGAACGAGATGCCCTGGCGGCCCGAGCCTGGTTCGGGCTGCCACAATTCAATTTACCCAGCACTCTTTTAGAAAAGAAGGGAACCCAGGACTGATGAGCGACTATAAACACACCCTGAATCTTCCGGAAACCGAGTTTCCGATGCGTGGCGATCTGGCCAAGCGCGAACCCAACATGCTGAAACGTTGGTACGATCAGGATCTCTACGGCGCTATTCGCCGCGCCAAAGCGGGCAAGCCTTCTTTCATTCTGCATGATGGCCCCCCCTATGCGAACGGCAATATTCACATCGGTCACTCGGTCAACAAGATCCTCAAAGACATCATCATCAAGTCCAAGGGTCTCTCCGGTTTTGATTCCCCCTATGTGCCGGGTTGGGATTGCCACGGTCTGCCTATCGAACTGAAAGTGGAAGGCATGGTCGGCAAGCCGGGTGAGAAGGTTTCCGCTGCCGAATTCCGTGCCGAGTGCCGCAAATACGCCAAGACCCAGATCGAAGCGCAGAAGACCGACTTCATCCGTCTGGGTGTGCTGGGTGACTGGGAACACCCCTACCTGACCATGGATTTTGGCACCGAAGCCAACATCATCCGCTCCATGGCCAAGATCGTTGAAAACGGCCACTTGCACAAAGGCTCCAAGCCGGTGCACTGGTGTACCGATTGCGGCTCCGCGCTGGCTGAAGCCGAGGTGGAGTACTACGACAAGAATTCCCCCTCCATCGATGTGCGCTTCAAGGCTGTTGATGAGGCGACCGTTGCCGCCAAGTTTGACTGCGCCGAAGGCCACACCGGCAAGGGCCCGCTCTCTGCGGTGATCTGGACCACCACTCCGTGGACCCTGCCAGCCAACCGCGCCATCGCCATGCACGCCGATCTGGATTACGCACTGGTGCAGGTTGAAGGTGAGCACCCCGAGCGTCTGATCCTGGCCGCAGAGCTGGTCAAGGACGTCATGGATCGCGCCGGTATCGAGAAATTCCACAATCTGGGCTATGCCAAGGGGGCCGCGCTCGAGCTGCTGCGCTTCAACCACCCCTTCTACAGCTTCGATGTGCCTGTGGTACTGGGTGACCACGTTACCCTGGATGCCGGTACCGGCGCCGTACACACCGCCCCTGGCCACGGTCAGGAAGACTTCGTGGTCGGTCAGAAGTACGGTCTGGAAGTGGCCAACCCGGTTGGCAGCAACGGTGTTTACCTGCCGGATACCGAACTGTTTGCCGGTCAGCATGTGTTCAAGGCTAACGCCTCCGTGATCGAAGTGCTGACCGAGCGCGGCGCCCTGTTGCATCACAAGGTGTTCAACCATTCCTATCCGCACTGCTGGCGTCACAAGACCCCGATCATCTTTCGTGCTACCCCGCAGTGGTTCATCAGCATGGAGCAGAAGGGTCTGCGCAAGCGCGCGCTGGAAGAGATCGAGCGCATCGAGAAGGATGGTATTGCCCAGCAAGGCCAGAGCGGCTGGGTACCGGCCTGGGGTAAAAACCGCATTCAGGCGATGGTCGAGAACCGTCCTGACTGGTGTATCTCCCGTCAGCGCACCTGGGGTGTGCCCATCTCCCTGTTCGTCCATAAAGAGACCCAGGAACTGCATCCGGAATCCGTGCGCCTGATGCACGAAGTAGCCAAGCGTGTCGAGCAGTCCGGCATTCAGGCATGGTGGGATCTGGACAAGGCGGAGCTGCTGGGTGCCGATGCCGACATGTACGACAAGGTGCCTGACACCCTCGACGTCTGGTTTGACTCCGGTTCTACCCACGCTTCCGTGGTTGATGCCCGTCCCGAGTTCAACGGCAAGCCAGCCGACATGTATCTGGAAGGTTCTGACCAGCACCGTGGCTGGTTCATGTCCTCCCTGATGATCGGCGTGGCCATGAAAGACAAGGCTCCCTACAACCAGGTGCTGACTCACGGCTTCACCGTGGATGGTCAGGGTCGCAAGATGTCCAAGTCCATCGGCAACGTGGTCAGCCCGCAGGACGTGATGAACAAGCTGGGTGCCGACATCCTGCGTCTGTGGGTAGCGAGCACTGACTACACCGGCGAGATGACTGTCTCCGACGAGATCCTCAAGCGCTCTGCCGACGCCTATCGCCGCATCCGCAACACTGCCCGCTTCCTGCTGGCCAACCTGAACGGCTTCAATCCGGCGACCGACATGGTGGCGCCTGCCGACATGGTGGTGGTGGATCGTTGGGCTGTCGGTCGTGCCAAGGCGGTACAGGCCGAGATCATGGCGGCGTTCGACGAGTACAACTTCCACGGCGTGACCCAGAAGCTGATGCAGTTCTGCTCCATCGAGATGGGCTCCTTCTATCTGGATGTCATCAAGGACCGTCAGTACACCGCCAAGGCTGACAGCCTGGCCCGTCGCTCTTGCCAGACCGCCCTCTATCACATTGCCGAGGCCATGGTGCGCTGGATGGCGCCGATCATG
Proteins encoded in this region:
- the murJ gene encoding murein biosynthesis integral membrane protein MurJ, encoding MSKKLIKSGMIVSGMTLASRVMGLVRDVVIANLLGAGVAADVFFFANRIPNFLRRLFAEGAFNQAFVPVMTEYKKNGDEREVRELLAAVAGTLGGIVTVVTLLGVLGSGVLTALFGWGWFWDWLHGGPAAEKFELASLMLKITFPYLWFITFTAMAGAILNTFGRFAVSSFTPVFLNITMIAAAWWIAPLMDKPEISLAIGVFLGGLVQFLFQYPFLRQINMLVWPKWGWNHPGVVKIRTLMIPALFGVSVSQINLLVNTMLASFLATGAISYLYYSDRLLEFPLGLFAVAISTVILPALAKKHVDADPADFSRTMDWGVRMVMLLGLPAMIGIAVMREPILRVLFMRGEFGLHEVSMSSASLLASTTGLLSLMLIKVLAPGYYARQDTKTPVRIGVMSMIANMVCNLLFIYPLGYVGLALSTACSGTLNAALLFKGLYQQSVYRPSRHTGVFCLKLLVASVLMGGVLAYLSPDLAQWGTWSMGKASLQLTMLLSLGAGVYAVVLLLLGIRPRHLKSGQQ
- the ribF gene encoding bifunctional riboflavin kinase/FAD synthetase; its protein translation is MELIRGIHNLKPRHRGCVLTIGNFDGVHQGHHAVLARLKEKAAQLGLPACVMLFEPQPLELFAGTAAPARLSRLREKYEALQGLDIDRMLCVRFSHRFAEQAASTFIEQLLVEKLGVRYLVVGDDFRFGKGREGDFHLLEEAGHRFGFEVISTQSFQLERQRVSSTLVREALKAGRMAEVELMLGRPYTISGRVAHGDKLGRTIGFPTANLALKRQVIPVGGVFAVEVICSGKTFPGVANVGVRPTLSGTQARLEVHLFDFSGDLYGQQVKVLLRHKLREEQKFASFTALKEQIERDALAARAWFGLPQFNLPSTLLEKKGTQD
- the ileS gene encoding isoleucine--tRNA ligase, producing the protein MSDYKHTLNLPETEFPMRGDLAKREPNMLKRWYDQDLYGAIRRAKAGKPSFILHDGPPYANGNIHIGHSVNKILKDIIIKSKGLSGFDSPYVPGWDCHGLPIELKVEGMVGKPGEKVSAAEFRAECRKYAKTQIEAQKTDFIRLGVLGDWEHPYLTMDFGTEANIIRSMAKIVENGHLHKGSKPVHWCTDCGSALAEAEVEYYDKNSPSIDVRFKAVDEATVAAKFDCAEGHTGKGPLSAVIWTTTPWTLPANRAIAMHADLDYALVQVEGEHPERLILAAELVKDVMDRAGIEKFHNLGYAKGAALELLRFNHPFYSFDVPVVLGDHVTLDAGTGAVHTAPGHGQEDFVVGQKYGLEVANPVGSNGVYLPDTELFAGQHVFKANASVIEVLTERGALLHHKVFNHSYPHCWRHKTPIIFRATPQWFISMEQKGLRKRALEEIERIEKDGIAQQGQSGWVPAWGKNRIQAMVENRPDWCISRQRTWGVPISLFVHKETQELHPESVRLMHEVAKRVEQSGIQAWWDLDKAELLGADADMYDKVPDTLDVWFDSGSTHASVVDARPEFNGKPADMYLEGSDQHRGWFMSSLMIGVAMKDKAPYNQVLTHGFTVDGQGRKMSKSIGNVVSPQDVMNKLGADILRLWVASTDYTGEMTVSDEILKRSADAYRRIRNTARFLLANLNGFNPATDMVAPADMVVVDRWAVGRAKAVQAEIMAAFDEYNFHGVTQKLMQFCSIEMGSFYLDVIKDRQYTAKADSLARRSCQTALYHIAEAMVRWMAPIMSFTADEIWALLPGERGEFVFTEEWYDGLFGLEAGETLNDDFWAEILTVRGEVNKALEVARGEKRIGGSLQAELTLFAKPELAARLNALADELRFVLLTSKAKVVVADTAPEGSVATERDDLWLSVAQSAAAKCDRCWHHVEDVGTIAGHEEICGRCVTNVEGDGETRQFA